Sequence from the Mauremys mutica isolate MM-2020 ecotype Southern chromosome 2, ASM2049712v1, whole genome shotgun sequence genome:
TGCATGGTACCGGGGCCCCCAAACACGCCAAGGCTTCCCTTCCTTTATTgttatcatttattatttgttcaGCAGTCACACCTAGGAACCAGCGTCacgggccagggctccagctgttcTTTATGTACAATTCATGCCTTCTGCTTTGCTATACAACAGTAAAGGGTATCTCACATTACACACATGCTCCCGACAACAGTGACAAAGCACGTGTGTCTGCCAAAATCGGTGTCTtggcacacaaacacacacgcacGGATGTGCACTTGATGGAGCAACAAATGCATCAGCTGAGCAGTGTGTCCTTCTCAGAGGCGCGCGCGCatagacacacagacacagacacagacacagacacacacacacacacacacacacacacacacacacacactctttcttaTTCTCAATTAACAGCAGGAACGAAGCTCTTGCCAAGGAGGCATCGGCAGCCAGCTATAAGCGTGCGAGAGAGAGCTGAGTGTGAAGCTGGGGTTAGCATCCTAGCTGCAGTGGGGAAGCGCCAGGATTCTGTCAGGCCGAAGGCCTCCTCCCCACGCCTCACAACCCGTTCCTCAGAAGGACGCAGAGGACGCTGGCGGAAAGCCCTGCTGCCATGGTGGCGTAGCTGCTGCTCACGCTGCCCGCCCCGTTGCGGTTGCAGAGGTCGGTACTGCAGCAGGAAACGTTCTGCTTTCCCACGCTGAAGTCCTGGAAGCGCGTCTCGCACGACGTAGCGCACTCCTTGTTGATGACACTGAAAAGGCCCACGACGTCTGGAAGGAAGACAAAAGGGTTTCATTTTGGGCGGGGGGCCGTGGAAAGGGTTTACGTGGGTTGCCTGTCACTGCCCTTCCCCCTGACATCAATCCCTGCCCCGTGCATTCCCCAGAagtattcccccccccaccagggtcACCCAGAAGGAGGTGGGGGCAAAAATGGTAGCTTGCCCTGGGCCCCCTACCTGAGAGGCCCCTCAGCCCGAGTGGTGGTGTGACCTGGTGCACGGCGTTACACCACTACTCGGGTTTGGCCCAGTCCCATCTGTTATGATGGAGGAGGCGCCGGGCCAAATCTGAGCGAGTGGCACTGCGACCTGGTGCCTGGGGCCGCAGCACCACTTAGGTTTGGGGGCCCGGTGACAGAGGggcggctgggccaaacctgaccGGCACGGCAACCCTCATGCACCAGTTTGCAACGCCTGGAGCTGGAAGCCAGGCCGAGCCCCCGGGACAGGAGTTGCtgcagcggggtgtggggggggggcaggatcacCGTCTCTCCCAGGCAGACCAGAATATGGGACTCGGGGGCCCGGCCCAGGAGGGGAGCTGGGATGGAGACAGGGGTGCTCTTCTCGCCTTGACGGAGGGGAAGACTGGgattgtggggctgggagggggctctgtggtgggggCTGTTCAgttagcccctcccctcgcccaCAGACGTGAAAGGATGAAGAGGGTGAGGCTAATCTCTCCTAGGACAGAAACAGCCTGGAGGGCTCTTCTGTTCCCTTGTAGCCTGTCTTCCGCTCTCACTTACAGCCTGAActacagggctggagcaggagccctGCTCTATTCACAAGAGGCacaggcagggtgaccagacagcaagtgtgaaaaatcaggacagggggtggggggtaataggagcctatataagaaaaagaccccaaaatcgggtctgtccttataaaatcgggacatctgctcaccctaggcATCGGTGCTAGACCTAGGGGTGCGAGCGGGGGTAGGGGGGAGCTCCGcccccccggcttgaagtggtttccgtcatatccagggtttaccagtttggttcaatggctctcagccccccccactgcacaagttgttcagaGACCGagagcaggagggctggggggagccgagCAGGGGGCTTGGGGAGCCGGGCTGGTCTAGGAGGGGAAgcggcagcagggggctgaggaggggtGCTAGCAGTGTGGAAATCACTTGattttgtgtttctctctctctctctctctgtaatggTGGGTTCCCCAAAAGAGACAACATGCAGCTGGTAGGTCGCCTTAgtcaaaagtttgggaacccctgcacgGGGGATTCTAAATAGGGCAACCATCCGTCttctttttaaagggacagtcccatttttggggactttttcgtatataggcacctattatcacacaccccctgccccattttttcacagttgctatctggtaatgCTAATTCTAAAACACtaccacagccagggccggctccaggcaccagcccagcaagcagctgcttcgGGCGGCGAACGGTGAAGgccggcaattcggcagcgggtccctcactccctctcggagcgaaggaccagccgccgaattgccaccgaagactgaagcggcagcggtagaactgatcgtgatcgcggcttttctttttctttttgctgcttggggcgacaaaaaccctggagccggccctgaccacagCCAAGTCTCACTGAATTGAATCAGCCGAGGCAGTTCATAACGGTGACCACTAGAAGGAGCCTAGGCAAAGGAGTGGCAAAGAGAAGGGAAAGAACATAAAGCAGGTGGCGTTTCTTGGGAGAACTGGCTTGTAAAAAAAATCCCGTTTACTTGGGCGTGTTTGCTTGAATCATAGTATAACAAACCCTTTGCCTTTCTATAGCGCACTTAGCCAAGGTTTTCAAAGCATTATTATTATAACTCCAGAGACCCCGTGCAGGGTTCGGCACACCCCGTTGTGGCAAGCACTGTACAATCACAGAGCCTGGGACAGTCCCGCGCCTCTGTTATAAACACGTCTAGCCTCACGACATCCCTGTGAGTTAATGGAGTCttggtatccccattttacagatgggagagtGGCAGGGGCTAAAGCAATTTGCCCAGAGACACACAGGGGATCAAATTCAGAGCTGGACACTATAAGCTGGTGTAACAAACTTTTTCTTGGCCCTTCAGTGTGTCAGGTACAAAAGCTCAGACTTCCTTGCACATAGGTGCAAGGTTAATGAAAGTGGGTCTAAGAGAGTTTAAGATAACATCAGGGAGATAAGGCTACAGCTACACTACAGCTGTTACAGCCGCGCAGGTGCCCGCTGCAGCCTCACCGCCGTAGGGCTTCTGATGAAGAGGCTCGaagccgacgggagagagctcttcaTGAGTCCACCCCccgcaagaggcggtagctatgttggcgtgAGACACTCTCCCGCTGACCCAGCGCTGTCTacatcgctcagggatgtggattattTACACCCCGGaacgacataagttataccaaagtaagttctagtgtagacaaggtgacAGTGTAGACATTACCTACACCGACACGACGAATTCATCTGTTACTGTAGTTAATCTACCTCCTGAGAGGTGGTGGCTAGGttgctggaagaattcttccatcagcccagAGCTGTCTATACTAGGGCTTAGATCGGTATAGCTACGTCTCCCAGAGGCACTGGGACCCTTTTTATACTGGGGGTGCTGAAAGTCAGCTAACGAAACTGTAAATTATGTGTCTTCAAAAGCAATGTGGAAAAGCGCAATTCCTGCTCTCACCACATGGCAGCTCTAGGATTTTCAAGAATCGTGAAATAACGCTTGCTTCGTTCTGACAGCACCAGCAAACTTTTAAACCTGGGGATGCTGCGGCACCTGCCACACCCCTTGTTCCCATGCCTGTGCTCAGAGGCGAGGTGTTTTCACACCCTCAAGAAATGTAACTAGGCTGATGTaagctcccagtgtagaccagctctgAGTGAAGTCCTCACTACCAAATCTGGCCTGATGAGTTAACGGAAGAGCCAGCAATACAGAACTCACGAGTCCTGGTTCCCAATgtccctgttctaaccactaaaccATACAGCCTTCCTGTCTAACCCAGGGAAGTtttgtgtgaaagaaagcattAACAGAGGATATTAGTGTTCCTCCAACAGGTAATTTCTAAAGCTAGAATTGCTTTCAGTGTCCCTGGGCTCCCTACACGTTGACGTCAATGGAGCagtgctgatttatgccagctgaggatctggctcagcgACTTCCAGATGGGCAAAGAGGGGTACACCCTAATGGGCTGGGTTTTACAATATGAATATAACACCACCCTCTTCTGGGCACTGGGGGAGAAGTGGTTTCTGCAGAGAGGCTGCTGCAGGAAAGCAGTGTACACCATAAGCACTGCGCATCACTGTTCGCTTTCTGCCTTTCGTGAATAAAGTGAAAGCCTTTTGCCCCCACTCATTCCCAGTCAGTGTTTCTCCTCCTGTAGCGCACCGTGCCTTTAAGAGACCCGGCCCCTGGACAGGAATCTCAGAAAGGCTGCCATGGAAGGGGATCTGTTCGCACATCCTAGGGGGATGTCTCTGTGTTAGCCCCTTCAGTGTCTGATACCAAACTGGGACTTTGCCTTACTGATCACATCCGTCTTGCACATTTGTGAGTTGTTGGCACACGTCATCTCCGTCAGACAGTTGGAGTTGCTGAGCTGCGTCTTGCACATGTAACATTTCAAAGAACCACCTGCAGGAGAGGAAGAGGGGTTAGAAGGGAATGCAATACGGGGAGTCTCATGCGCACTACCAAGCAGACAGGGTGTCAACCAGGGCTTAAAAGACCCTCCCTCCATTTTTACCGTGGGTCACACCCCAGACAGTCGTGTGTAGGAAGGGGGCAGGAGATGGGAAATTTttggaggggttggggcaggttcCCTCTAAATAGTTTGAGGAATAAGGACTATCAAGGAGAGAACAGTTTATTAATGCTGATGATGATTATTGGTAAATGAGAACATGGACCATTTCTTCCAAAATGTTGGATAACACCGAGCACCCTGGCATTCCGCTCCTGATTGGAGCCCCCGAGAGCTATGGTAGTAATTTACAATCGGACATCAATGTTTAATTTaacagggatggatggaggaaggcCC
This genomic interval carries:
- the PSCA gene encoding prostate stem cell antigen, with protein sequence MKAFLVILLAAVLCTEPGGSLKCYMCKTQLSNSNCLTEMTCANNSQMCKTDVINVVGLFSVINKECATSCETRFQDFSVGKQNVSCCSTDLCNRNGAGSVSSSYATMAAGLSASVLCVLLRNGL